From the Rhodococcus sp. NBC_00297 genome, one window contains:
- the pgeF gene encoding peptidoglycan editing factor PgeF, which translates to MSDRGYRVRRVTTSRAGGVSEPPYDSFNLGDHVGDDPAHVEANRRRLAEKIGLSPERLVWMDQIHGRSVATVDGPVAGPVEATDALVTTQRDLALVVLAADCVPLLLSDDAAGVVAAVHAGRVGARIGIVPRVLDAMVAAGAAVSRIEAFLGPAAGGDDYEVPRTMQIDVETHLPGSATRTRKGTPGLDIRAGLRRQLLEAGVAGVAADPRETITDRSLFSHRRGSPTGRHAGVVWMDTTS; encoded by the coding sequence ATCTCCGACCGCGGCTACCGTGTCCGGCGCGTGACGACGTCACGCGCCGGAGGCGTGTCCGAACCGCCCTACGATTCCTTCAATCTCGGTGATCACGTCGGTGACGACCCGGCGCACGTGGAGGCCAATCGGCGTCGTCTCGCCGAGAAGATCGGTCTGTCTCCCGAGCGTCTCGTGTGGATGGACCAGATACACGGTCGATCCGTCGCGACGGTGGACGGACCGGTCGCCGGACCGGTCGAGGCCACCGACGCCCTCGTCACCACCCAGCGCGACCTCGCGCTCGTCGTCCTGGCCGCCGACTGCGTGCCGCTCCTGTTGTCCGACGATGCCGCGGGCGTCGTCGCCGCCGTTCACGCCGGCCGCGTCGGTGCTCGGATCGGCATCGTCCCGCGCGTTCTCGACGCCATGGTGGCCGCGGGCGCCGCCGTCTCCCGGATCGAGGCGTTCCTCGGCCCGGCGGCCGGGGGAGACGACTACGAGGTGCCGCGCACCATGCAGATCGACGTCGAGACCCACCTGCCGGGCAGTGCGACGCGTACTCGCAAGGGCACACCCGGTCTCGACATCCGGGCGGGCCTGCGTCGCCAGTTGCTCGAGGCCGGCGTCGCCGGAGTGGCCGCGGATCCGCGCGAGACCATCACGGACCGTTCGCTGTTCAGCCACCGCCGGGGGTCGCCCACGGGGCGGCACGCCGGTGTCGTGTGGATGGACACGACCTCGTGA
- a CDS encoding YggS family pyridoxal phosphate-dependent enzyme encodes MTAPDDRRTYLEDHLAEVRDRLSRACAAADRAPDSVTLLPVTKFFPASDVALLRELGCTEFGESREQDASPKVAEIGTDGVRWHMIGRLQRNKAKAVAAWAHAIHSVDTDRLVTALGKAVAGAVDNGDRTADLDVYVQVSLDGDTHRGGVDREDLEALTAQVSETSGLRLAGLMAVPPLGADAEASFEDLQRLHTQVLASHPGATGLSAGMTGDLEEAVRHGSTCVRVGTAILGPRPITSP; translated from the coding sequence GTGACCGCGCCGGACGATCGGCGGACGTATCTCGAGGACCATCTCGCCGAGGTCCGCGATCGGCTGTCGCGCGCCTGTGCGGCCGCGGATCGCGCACCCGATTCCGTGACCCTGCTTCCCGTCACCAAGTTCTTCCCGGCCTCCGACGTCGCACTGCTGCGCGAGCTCGGGTGCACCGAGTTCGGCGAGTCGCGCGAGCAGGACGCGTCTCCCAAGGTCGCCGAGATCGGCACCGACGGTGTGCGCTGGCACATGATCGGCCGCCTGCAGCGCAACAAGGCGAAAGCTGTTGCCGCCTGGGCACATGCGATCCACTCGGTGGACACCGACCGTCTGGTCACCGCACTCGGCAAGGCGGTCGCGGGTGCGGTGGACAACGGTGACAGGACTGCGGATCTGGACGTCTACGTGCAGGTGAGTCTGGACGGTGACACGCATCGCGGAGGCGTGGACCGCGAAGACCTGGAGGCACTCACCGCGCAGGTGTCCGAGACCTCGGGTCTGCGACTCGCCGGGCTCATGGCGGTGCCCCCGTTGGGTGCGGACGCCGAGGCGTCGTTCGAGGATCTGCAGCGTCTTCACACGCAGGTCCTCGCCTCGCATCCGGGCGCGACCGGACTCTCGGCCGGGATGACGGGCGACCTGGAAGAGGCTGTCCGACACGGGTCCACGTGTGTGCGTGTCGGAACCGCAATCCTCGGTCCACGGCCGATAACCTCGCCTTGA
- a CDS encoding cell division protein SepF — translation MSTLHKFKAYFGMVPLDDFEDDYLDDTDAPVASRSSRGGYGKSMDDHDYADRDYAEPAFVGGRRDEDDDYERPEPRHSARVAPLSSRSGGGSRSGGAMRTSTRGALAMDTRMDPHSELRRSEPRHAEPRVSDRRQAALDDGGPMSTITTLRPRDYSEARTIGERFRDGTPVIMDLVEMSNADAKRLVDFAAGLAFALRGSFDKVATKVFLLSPADVDVSAEERRRIAETGFYNQQ, via the coding sequence ATGAGCACGTTGCACAAGTTCAAGGCTTACTTCGGCATGGTCCCACTCGACGATTTCGAGGACGACTACCTCGACGACACGGATGCGCCCGTCGCATCCCGGTCGTCGCGTGGCGGATACGGAAAATCGATGGACGACCATGACTACGCCGATCGCGACTACGCCGAGCCGGCGTTCGTCGGTGGTCGCCGGGACGAGGACGACGACTACGAGCGTCCCGAGCCCCGGCACAGTGCTCGGGTGGCGCCGCTGTCGTCGCGCTCCGGTGGCGGATCCCGCTCCGGCGGCGCGATGCGCACCTCCACCCGCGGCGCCCTCGCGATGGACACTCGCATGGACCCGCACTCGGAGCTGCGTCGCAGCGAGCCCCGTCACGCCGAACCGCGCGTGTCCGACCGCCGTCAGGCCGCACTCGACGACGGGGGCCCCATGTCGACCATCACCACGCTGCGTCCGCGCGACTACAGCGAGGCGCGCACGATCGGCGAGCGCTTCCGTGACGGCACGCCCGTCATCATGGATCTGGTCGAGATGAGCAACGCCGACGCCAAGCGCCTCGTCGACTTCGCCGCGGGCCTCGCGTTCGCGTTGCGTGGTTCGTTCGACAAGGTCGCCACGAAGGTGTTCCTGCTCTCACCGGCCGACGTCGACGTCTCCGCCGAAGAGCGTCGCCGGATCGCCGAGACGGGTTTCTACAACCAGCAGTGA
- a CDS encoding YggT family protein: MFAVLYFILFVFWLLLIGRIIVEFIRSFARDWRPTGVVVVVLEAIFTVTDPPVKLLRRIIPPLNLGGVRLDLSIMVLLFIVFILMRVVQGVG; this comes from the coding sequence GTGTTCGCGGTCCTGTACTTCATCCTCTTCGTCTTCTGGCTGTTGCTCATCGGCCGGATCATCGTCGAGTTCATCCGTTCGTTCGCACGTGACTGGCGTCCGACGGGTGTGGTCGTGGTCGTACTCGAAGCGATCTTCACGGTCACCGATCCGCCGGTCAAGCTGCTGCGGCGCATCATCCCGCCACTGAATCTGGGCGGTGTCCGGCTCGACCTGTCCATCATGGTGCTGCTCTTCATCGTCTTCATCCTGATGCGCGTGGTGCAGGGCGTCGGCTGA